CAGCGCCGAGGAGATCGCGGAGTTCTGCTCGGCGACGTACGGCGTGACCTTCCCGCTGACCGAGAAGGTCGAGGTGAACGGCGAGGGCCGGCACCCGCTCTACGAGCGTCTGGTCGGTTTCGCGGACGCCGAGGGGCACACCGGGGACATCCGCTGGAACTTCGAGAAGTTCCTCATCGGCCGCGACGGCACGGTCGTCGCCCGCTTCTCGCCGCAGACCGAGCCGGAGTCGGACGAACTGGTCGCCGCGGTGGAGGCGCAGCTCGCCGGTTGACCTTGCCCTTGGGGCAGAGCCGAACCTCCTGATCACCGGGCGGAGGAAGCCGTCCGGTGACGGAGGATGAACCGGTGACCGACGAACTGCTCACCATCGGCGCGTTCGCCGCGCGGGCCCGCCTCTCGGCCAAGGCTCTGCGGCTGTACGACCGGCTCGGCCTGCTGGCCCCGGCCCAGGTGGACGAGGCCAGCGGCTACCGCTACTACCGCGCCGGCCAGGTCGAGCGCGCCCGGCTCGTCGCGCTGCTGCGGCAGCTCGACATGCCGCTCGCCCGGATCGCCGAGGTGGTCGAGGCGGGCGGGGCCGCGGGCGCGGACGTGCTGGCCGCGTACTGGGCGGACGTCGAGGCGCGGGTGGCGGGGCAGCGGACGCTCGCCGAGTTCCTCCGTGGACGACTGTCGGGGAGGAGCTCCGAGATGTACGGGAAGTTCGTGGTGGAGACGGTCCGGCTGCCGGAGCAGGTGGTGATCGCCGAGAAGCGGCACACGCTGGCGGACGAGCTGCCGGCGTGGATCGGGGCGTCGCTGGGGCGCCTGGAGCGGGCCTCGCGGGAGTGCGGGGGCGTGACGGCGGCGCCGTTCGTCGTCTACTACTCCGAGGTCTCCATGGAGAGCGACGGCCCCGCCGAGTCCTGTGTGCCGGTCGCCGACGAGGCCGCGGCCCGGGCGTGGGCGGCGGAGCACGGGCGGGCCTGGGAGACCCAGGTCCGCGTCGAGCCGGCCCAGCGGTTCGCGTACACGCGTGTCACCAAGGCCCAGGTGGCCCATCCGCAGATCCTGGCCGCGTTCGAGGCGGTGGAGGAGTGGATCACCGCGCAGGGCCTGGAACAGGCCGGGCCCTGCCGGGAGATCTACTTCGCGGACTGGGACGCGGCCGGACCGGACGACGCGGTGTGCGACGTGGCGTTCCCGGTCAAGTGAGCCGCGCTCACTTCAGCTCGTCGGGGCACGGCGTCCCGCGCGGCAGCTGATAGGGCGCCGCCAACCGGTACGTCCCCGCCTTCGGCGCCAGCAGTTCGGTCCACTTGTCGCCGTGGACGTCCTCCTCCGTCTCCATCAGGCAGCCGTTGACGTTGTCGAACGACTTCGGCTCGCCGTCGGGCCGGTCCTTGGACGCCTCCGTCTCCCGGGGGCCCTCCAGGCTCTTGCCCTCGGCGTCGACGATGCTCAGCCACGGCGAGTAGGGGATGCGGATGAGGATCCGGCCCGGCTTGGTCACCTGAAGGGTCCACTCGCCCTGCTCGGCGCGCTCTACGACCGCGTCGGGCTCGGCGAGCGGGGCCGGGTCGGTGACCTTGAACAGCTGCCAGTTGGCGTCGCCCCAGACCTGCTTGAGGTACGGCATCCCGCGCTGCACGAGCTCCCGCTCGCGCTCCCCGCCGTCCCCGTCGGGCGCGTCCTTCGGCAGCACCACGAAGTGCACGGCCCAGCGGCCGAGCCACTCGTGGTAGTTCGCCGAGTTCAGGGTGTCGTCGTAGAAGAGCGGGTTGCGCTCCATGTCGGCCTGGCGGTTCCAGCCGCGGGCCAGGTTGACGTACG
Above is a window of Streptomyces sp. NBC_00490 DNA encoding:
- a CDS encoding glutathione peroxidase, translating into MTLSDSTSPLAVDIDTLQGGSADLSQYAGQAVLVVNVASKCGLTPQYNGLEKLQERYAERGFTVLGVPCNQFLGQEPGSAEEIAEFCSATYGVTFPLTEKVEVNGEGRHPLYERLVGFADAEGHTGDIRWNFEKFLIGRDGTVVARFSPQTEPESDELVAAVEAQLAG
- a CDS encoding MerR family transcriptional regulator; this encodes MTEDEPVTDELLTIGAFAARARLSAKALRLYDRLGLLAPAQVDEASGYRYYRAGQVERARLVALLRQLDMPLARIAEVVEAGGAAGADVLAAYWADVEARVAGQRTLAEFLRGRLSGRSSEMYGKFVVETVRLPEQVVIAEKRHTLADELPAWIGASLGRLERASRECGGVTAAPFVVYYSEVSMESDGPAESCVPVADEAAARAWAAEHGRAWETQVRVEPAQRFAYTRVTKAQVAHPQILAAFEAVEEWITAQGLEQAGPCREIYFADWDAAGPDDAVCDVAFPVK